GGGGTATCCTGATGAAGTTCCAACGGCCAGGGCGAGAACATCGATTATGTCCAAAATCACGTATTTATCCTAAACCACATATAATGAGCAAATGAGATGAATTGAAGTTGCTCCAACTAACGAAGCGGGAACAAGTATTGTGCTCCACAATAAGGAGCTGATTGCTAAAATGCAACCTGAACTAAATCTGAATACACCCTCGTTATTGTTTTTCTCAGATGACCTCGACCGTTTATATAAAGACTTTTCGGACAAAAACATTACTGTCGGGGAACTTGTAAATATTCCTTCAGGTAGAGTATTTAACTTTACCGATAATGAAGGAAATTACTTTGCGGTCATGGGAAAAAATTAACGTAAGTAATGAAATGAACGCCGTTGATGACAACGGCGTTTTTGCGTTTAACTATTATTAGCAAATTCAATCCAACAGGTAGCCATTTTTACATACCAATATACTATATTCATGTAAAAGGATGTAATTTATTTTAAATAATATATTGACATACAAACAATATGACAATTAAGATATAGATGTAATCGCTTGTAAATATTTATAAAGGAGTGATGCAAACGGTCAAATTATTGCAAACACCTAAAAACCTCCAATTATTATGTAAGCGTTTGCACTGTCTGTCCGCAGCAATGTCGTCTTTAACGGAACGGGAAGTTGGAATTCTTATAACACGGTAACGATTCCTAATGTCACATTGAATAGCGGAAGTAACTGAGATATTTGAAAGGGGAATGAGAATGATTACTTGGAAAAAGCCTTTAGCGTTCGCTTTTACTTGCCTGCTTAGCTTGTCACTGTTAACCCCCAGCCTGAATCAGAAGACCGAAGCATTTACGTCATCTAATGCGGATACCGCTATGTCTTCTTTTGTAAATGTATTCTATGATGCTCCTGCCAAATACTTTTATGTTAATAGTGATCATCAGATTCACTCTGAACATGCCCACGGTCCTAACGGAGGTTTGTATACCGATTTTTGGTGGGAAGCGCAGCTCTGGGAAACGGTAATGGACGCCTATGAGCGTACCGGCAGTGCAACTTATCTAACCATGATACATGATATCTATACTGGGTTTAATGCAAAATACCCTGATATGACGGCTAACACTTTCAATGATGATCTGGGTTGGTGGGCCTTAGCTTGCCTGAGGGCCTACGAGCTGACCGGAACTGTGGAGTATTTAAACCGTGGTTCTTATCTATTCAACCAGATCTACGCCGAGTGGGATACAAGCTTTTATGGCGGAGGGATTTGGTGGAGAAAAGACTCGCACAATCCGAACATCTCAAGCAACGCTCAAAAGAATATGGCTACAAATGCCCCTATGGTCATGGCAGCCATCAAACTGCGTAACGCCTATAATGATACATCTTACCTGACCAAAGCAACGCAAATCTACAATTGGACGAAATCAACTCTGGTGACTAGCAGCAAGATCAACGACCATATCGAAGGTGCTGGCATGGGGATTATAAAAGATTGGGATTTCACCTACAATTACGGAACTTTTCTCGGAGCAGCAGTCTCACTCTACCAATCGACAGGTAACGCCTCTTATCTCACGGATGCCAATAATGCCGCGCAGTATGTCATCAACAAAATGGTGTCCGCCCAGACTCTAATGTATGAAGGCGTAAATGATGCGGGCGGCTTCAAGATGATTTTTGCACGGAACTTGAACCGTTTGCGAGTGCAGGGTGGTCAGTCTCAGTATTTGAACTTTCTTCAGCAAAATGCAACACAAGCTTGGAACCACCGCCGTACCTCGGATAATATCATCGGTAGTGATTGGCTTCGTCCAACGGGCTCTACCTATGTGCAAAGTTTAACTGCCGCAGCAGGCGCTTCTATTCTTCAACTCGTACCAGCGGATGGGTATACAGGTTATATTGCTGGTAACGGAGCGTATGAAGCCGAAAATGCGCAAAAAACGTTGGTCAGCGGCAGTGGCCTGATCAATGAAAGCACGAATCCGGGCTTTAGTGGTAGGGGATACATTGGAGGATGGAACACCAACGGGACCTCTATTGATTTCTATGTCAATCAGAATTCAGCTGGCTCAAAAACCGTCACGTTCCGGTATGCTGCGGCCGCTGGCAATGCTTCACGTTATGTAAAAGTAAATGGCGTGTTCATCGCTAACAACTTGGTCTTCAATTCCACTTCGAGTTGGGGAAATTATGGTACTGTAACAGTCACCATACCTCTAAATGCAGGTTCTAATACCATCCAATTAGGGTACGACAGTTCCAAGGGGAATTCGAATTATCTGAATGTTGATTTGCTCAGCGGTTTGTAAGTCTAGTTCTACCCAATCCTAAGAGCATTTGTGAAAAAGCAGGGCGTGTAATAATGCGTTCTGCTTTTTTTGTAGGCAGGAGAGTCCTATGATTTACTCGAATACACTAAGATGGATTTTTCCCCAGCTTACGGCATATGAGTTTTTGCTTTTTTACGAAATCCCCAAAAAAGACGTTATTCCGAAAGATCTACATATAACATCGAAGGGTGAACTAATGGCAGATAAACTAGTGATTCGAAGAACAAAGTTCTCTTGTTTGTTGCCTTTATTTTAGTTTCATTAGTGTTCATATCACGAAAACAGAGCACTGGATTCTAAGTGAGAATGATCCTATAAGTGAAGATGTGGTGCTGATGGTGAAGTCATAAATTTGATGAAGCAAATTGCATGATATTAAATGCTCGTGTACAAGGTGATGATGGAGAGTTTTATTAGAAATTTATGACAGTAAAGTAGGTCTTGAGAATCGGAAGAAGATCGTTTACAGGAAATTGCAACCATGTTAAAGTAAAAAAGGGACAAACGTCCTGCAATTTAATACTAAAAAAAATGAATATCCGCGTTAAAGGTAAAATCATCGAAAGATGATGACACAAAGCCATGGGTCTAAAGCCAACTAATAGAAGGCTATGATTGCCAGGCCGCCAAAGGGGTAGCTTAAAGATAGCTCCGATGGACTTAAGTCTGTCCGGAGCTTTTTTATGGTTTCAGCCTTTCTACGGCGTTACGTGATCGCGAGATACGAGAGGGGAAATGATTTTGAAGAGGAATTGGAAAGCGGTTTGCACAGGAATAATTGCGGGGGCAATGTTGTTGACCGGAAATACAGGCTGGATGTCCCAATCGGAGGTTGCGTCTGCAGCTTCCGCCAAACCACTCACCGTAGATCAAGTGATTGGCAAGCTAACGGCATCATCTAAGACTTTAAAGAGCTATCACCTGAATTCGAATAAAAAACTGGATATACAAACAAGTGGGATGAGTTTTTCTGTTTCTAACACGCTCGACATAGACATTAACCGTCTGCCAAAATTCTCCGCAACGGGTACTAATGAACTCAAGTATTTTGGAACAGAATCATCTTTCGATCTATATGCCAACGATAAAGAATTTTATCAGTTGTTAGACGGAAGCATGTTAATTGAGCAAAACGAAGACGAGACTACCGTTTCTGAAGATGATGTAACGGGTGAAAGTGGTGAAGAGCCGATTGATCCCGATGCACAGTATTGGGTGCTGGCAGACAAGCTGGATTGGGATGCCCTATACACTAAAGGTCAATTTGATCCCGCATCTATGCTTGATTCAGTCAAAAATTATAAAAAATCTATGAAAGTGTCCGAT
Above is a window of Paenibacillus wynnii DNA encoding:
- a CDS encoding glycoside hydrolase family 76 protein, which encodes MITWKKPLAFAFTCLLSLSLLTPSLNQKTEAFTSSNADTAMSSFVNVFYDAPAKYFYVNSDHQIHSEHAHGPNGGLYTDFWWEAQLWETVMDAYERTGSATYLTMIHDIYTGFNAKYPDMTANTFNDDLGWWALACLRAYELTGTVEYLNRGSYLFNQIYAEWDTSFYGGGIWWRKDSHNPNISSNAQKNMATNAPMVMAAIKLRNAYNDTSYLTKATQIYNWTKSTLVTSSKINDHIEGAGMGIIKDWDFTYNYGTFLGAAVSLYQSTGNASYLTDANNAAQYVINKMVSAQTLMYEGVNDAGGFKMIFARNLNRLRVQGGQSQYLNFLQQNATQAWNHRRTSDNIIGSDWLRPTGSTYVQSLTAAAGASILQLVPADGYTGYIAGNGAYEAENAQKTLVSGSGLINESTNPGFSGRGYIGGWNTNGTSIDFYVNQNSAGSKTVTFRYAAAAGNASRYVKVNGVFIANNLVFNSTSSWGNYGTVTVTIPLNAGSNTIQLGYDSSKGNSNYLNVDLLSGL
- a CDS encoding DUF6612 family protein, which gives rise to MKRNWKAVCTGIIAGAMLLTGNTGWMSQSEVASAASAKPLTVDQVIGKLTASSKTLKSYHLNSNKKLDIQTSGMSFSVSNTLDIDINRLPKFSATGTNELKYFGTESSFDLYANDKEFYQLLDGSMLIEQNEDETTVSEDDVTGESGEEPIDPDAQYWVLADKLDWDALYTKGQFDPASMLDSVKNYKKSMKVSDVGSQTVLQFTITEPKAAKMLIELYDQDIVMDSGTIQPKSVTWKLYANKKTWQTEKLTVNLSYSLVVDGEKDTHNTKIEAKYSNHNKVAVVVKPAELE